The following are from one region of the Platichthys flesus chromosome 2, fPlaFle2.1, whole genome shotgun sequence genome:
- the amigo3 gene encoding amphoterin-induced protein 3, which translates to MCVDGRAGFLLGAVTPALPAASPSWWSVVLVVCLQLLPLSPVQATVCWSQVSSRVNTCLCASDIVSCTALGLEQVPAEIPVSAITLDLSHNRIDQLTEAVFEGLFRLEMVRLAHNRLREIQQGAFQNTSGALLRHLDLSSNRLRVLKQHYFLELSGLEELLLFDNRIVQVESRALAGLGNLRKAYLSHNRLTHFPFFSIQEHSHPHLTMLDLSSNRLLKLPLEEIGNLPVPVQEGLYLHNNSLECECSMYGLFRRWEQRGYASVRHFRQEHTCRVYGIQRGTVRFFQHDRYFEKCNLTAMSPPLWEQESSISVGVGKALWLHCVTSLSGHSVSFLWVSPNQEYVAPPGNNGSLKMFTNGSLEIVAARAEDTGVYWCMALDQQQQRNETREVNVTVNVVSGSYESFNTGFTTLLGCVVSLVLVLMYLYLTPCRCPACTKVPTPAGQSTGNEAGAGSGQSSILTPTPPTTTEGQGHKVSTHKHVVFLEPLIEQQNGRLRAGPGAGAGQGHNGPGLLLGPEPHPKLHGQSQQRGRETDSIMSVFSETPIMLP; encoded by the coding sequence ATGTGTGTTGATGGGCGAGCAGGTTTCCTGCTGGGAGCGGTGACACCAGCGCTCCCAGCAGCGTCACCATCATGGTGGTCTGTGGTGCTGGtagtctgtctgcagctcctcccACTGAGCCCCGTCCAGGCCACCGTCTGCTGGTCTCAGGTCTCCTCCCGGGTGAACACATGCCTCTGTGCCTCAGACATTgtcagctgcaccgccctgggTCTGGAGCAGGTCCCTGCAGAAATCCCAGTGTCGGCCATTACTCTGGATCTCAGCCACAACCGGATCGATCAGTTAACAGAGGCCGTCTTTGAAGGGCTTTTTCGACTGGAGATGGTACGGTTGGCTCACAACCGGCTGAGGGAGATTCAACAAGGGGCCTTTCAAAACACCTCTGGAGCACTGCTCCGACACCTGGACCTGTCGTCCAATCGGCTTCGTGTTTTGAAGCAGCACTACTTCCTGGAGTTGTCGGGattggaggagctgctgctatTTGACAACAGGATTGTGCAGGTGGAGAGCAGAGCTCTGGCTGGGCTGGGAAACCTGCGCAAGGCCTACCTCAGTCACAACCGCCTCACTCACTTCCCCTTCTTCTCTATCCAAGAGCACAGCCACCCGCACCTGACCATGCTGGACTTGTCCTCAAACCGCCTGCTCAAACTGCCCCTGGAGGAAATAGGCAACTTACCCGTTCCTGTCCAGGAAGGACTGTACCTCCACAACAACTCTCTGGAGTGCGAGTGTTCGATGTATGGACTGTTCAGGCGCTGGGAGCAGAGAGGATACGCCTCTGTGAGACACTTCAGACAAGAGCACACCTGTCGGGTCTATGGAATCCAAAGAGGAACCGTCCGCTTCTTCCAGCACGACAGATACTTTGAGAAATGCAACCTGACGGCGATGAGTCCGCCGCTCTGGGAGCAGGAGAGCAGCATCTCCGTGGGGGTGGGCAAGGCGCTGTGGCTGCACTGTGTGACCTCGCTCAGTGGACACAGCGTCAGCTTTCTCTGGGTGTCACCAAATCAGGAGTACGTGGCTCCACCGGGGAACAACGGATCATTAAAGATGTTCACCAATGGGAGCTTGGAGATCGTGGCGGCGCGTGCAGAGGATACTGGTGTGTACTGGTGTATGGCCctggaccagcagcagcagcgaaaCGAGACCCGTGAGGTCAACGTGACGGTGAACGTGGTGAGCGGATCTTACGAGTCTTTCAACACCGGCTTCACCACCCTGCTGGGCTGCGTGGTGAGCCTGGTGCTGGTGCTCATGTACCTCTACCTGACGCCCTGCCGCTGCCCTGCATGCACCAAAGTCCCGACCCCGGCTGGCCAGAGCACTGGGAACGAGGCTGGGGCAGGAAGTGGCCAATCCTCCATCCTCACCCCAACTCCGCCGACCACCACCGAGGGCCAGGGCCACAAGGTCAGTACCCACAAGCATGTGGTCTTTCTGGAGCCTCTGATAGAGCAGCAGAATGGCAGACTAAGGGCGGGGCCAGGCGCGGGGGCGGGGCAAGGACACAATGGTCCAGGTTTACTTCTAGGGCCTGAGCCGCATCCGAAGCTCCACGGCCAATCGCAGCAGAGGGGGCGGGAGACGGACTCCATCATGTCCGTGTTCTCAGAAACACCCATCATGTTGCCATAG